DNA from Thunnus thynnus chromosome 2, fThuThy2.1, whole genome shotgun sequence:
gtttataaatattttactatTAAAGAACTTTGGcctgaattacatttttcttacttgaattgtgtgtttttgtatttatatggGTCTCTTATGTTATCTTAATGTTTAGTCTGgactgtttgaaaaaaaaactgctacaaaaaaaagaagcaaattaatatctaaacctttaagttattatatttttacattcaaaagATTTGAAAAAGACATTGTAAGAACatttatgtgttgttttcaactaagaatatttgtttgttgtttttttgcagttggTAATCTTATGATAATCATTCCAACCAATGTATGATGGGACAGACACAACTCATCCTAATACTATGAACAAGAATAAAAGGTTAAAGATTATGAGTGGGTGAATTAATAAACACCTATATAAAAGAGAAgaagtgaggggaaaaaaatatgaaaaattataaTTTGCAAGCCTTAATTTTAGGTATTTTGTATAAGATTAGAGAGGTCAAATTGGggtttaattaataattttaacCTTGTACCTGCATTTTCGGGATATGTCAAATATTCAATGAAACTGgatgaaataaacacaatcatACTGACGTGTCAGCAGAACATGTTTCCTGTTAcagttatgtaaaataaaaatgttgaaaaatggtTTTAGTGTCAGTCAGTCTTTTGAAATGTTCACTCCTCACTGGAAGATGAAAGCACCAACCTCTCCTTGTTTCATGTTTACAGGATTTTTCTGAGCTGtagaaatagaaacaaaataGATCAAAATGTTAAGACATGAGCACTTCATTTTGCTTAGTCTACAGACGCCTGCACAAGGAATTTTTACTGTAATGAATGAAGAACTAAAAATGTTACCCCTGAAAGACGTCCTGACATCACCATCTGCTGGTGACAAAACTACATGTCAGTGTTTCCttctgttaatattttttcctGTGACAGTTGTAAGTAGAAGTGGAAGTAAATTTTGACATTGTGGATCAGAGCTGAGACGCCATTACAGGGTGTGAGATCTCTGCTggaaaacattcatttgaaggattttaagTGATCAAGTGAAGGAACAGTAACTTGGTGAGTCTGACTATTGAAAGATCATTTAGACATCAAAGCAAATGGCTGAGAAAATTGCTCTTCTTGAACGTTATTTGAGTTGCCATGTGTGTTCAGAGACTTTCAGAGATCCTGTGTCTCTGACCTGCAACCACAGATTTTGTTTAAGCTGTCTGCAAAAATTTTGGAAgcaagctaaaaacaaaaactgtcccatttgtaaaagaaaatcctCAAAGGATCATCCACAAGTGGACTTTGCACTGAAGGAACTAGCTGACTCATTTGCTGGGAGACAGAAAGCTGGATCATCTGAGacagaaaagggagaaaaaaaactgacgGTGGTGTGTAGTAAACATCAAGAAGAGCCTAAATTGTTCTGTGAGGATGAACAGAGAGCTGTGTgtcctgtctgtgagttttcTCTCCACCAGAGTCACAAGGTGGTTCCTGTAGAACAAGCAGTCAGTGACCTGAAGGACCagctgaaagaggaagaggagtccaGACTGGCagctctgagggaggaagaggagcagaagggGAAGACtatcagcagagagatgaagagtaTTCAGGAGcagatctcctctctgtcagacagtatctctgctgttgaagaagacctgcagaaacacaacgTGCCATTCCTCAGCAGTTATAAACCCACTCAGACCAGAGCCAGAGACCAGTGCTCACTGTCAGATCCACAGCTGGTCTCTGGAGCGCTGATAGAtgtggccaaacacctgggcaacctgtCCTTCAGAGTctgggagaagatgaaggagaaggtcCACTTCAGTCCTGTCATTCTGGACCCAAACACTGCAAGTCCCTATCACTATCTGTCTGATGATCTGACCACTGTGAGACAGGGAGACACAAACCAGCAGCTCCCTGATAATCCAGAGAGACACACTAAGTATGCCGATGTTCTGGGCTCTGAGGGCTTCAGCTCAGGGAAACACAgctgggaggtggaggtgggagacCATCCTCGCTGGAATGTGGGTTTGGTTGAAGAATCAGTTGACAGGAAGGGAGAGTGTCCTGCCTCACCAGAATATGGATTCTGGTGTTTACTGCATAATAATGGAAAATACACTAATGGAGATGATAAGACTGTcagagtgaagaagagtctccagaggatcagaggtgggaggtggaggtggggagACCATCCTGTCTGGAATGTGGGTTTAGCTAAAGAGTCAGTTGACAGGAAGGGAGTGAGATCTGTCTCACCAAAATGTGGAATCTGGTGTTTAGTGCATCGCAGTGGAAAATACACTGATGTTGTTGGTAAGACTGTCAGTGTGAAGAAGAGTCTCCAAAGGATCAGAATCCAGCTGGACTATGACAGGGGGGAGGTGTCCTTCTACAACCCTGAAGACATGACTCACATCTACACTGACAGAGACactttcactgagaaactcttcCCTTATTTCAGTATTGGACCAGCTGGTGATGCTAAAACCACTGACATCAAAATCTGTCAAACTGAGATTTCTCTGTGATGTTCAGGGAGGTTTGTGTTTTCagcattttggttttatttttctattattttttcttttatctgaaGCACATTTTATTTGGTGTTGAGGGTTAATTGATGTTTTTGCTCATTGAAACAAATTATCCAAAGTGGTTTTCACGTACTAAACAGACACATGTACACCtcaataattgtttttaatagAGAATTCATCgtaaaacttttacatatatattctgACTTCAATATCTATTTAAATCACATTATCAAGGTAAATAAATGTTGATCTGTCATCTGAGGTGAActtttatacaaatacaaatcaaagCTGTTAATTATCCTGGTTTTCAGCATCTTGTTTTCAGTCAAACAACATTGTATAGTAGTATATATCCACTGTACCGAATGCTTTGATTGATTCAGTTTTGTTTCAGTCgtcagatttagatttttatatttttgggtCTTTTGATGAGTTATTTCAGTTGtgaatctgttgttttattctttggaaacaagtgttttaatatagttttattttaattcagtgtttaattCTGACAGTGCTTctgcatactgtgtgtgtcattttggtGGTGTATACATGGATTGATGAACTGCAATGTTGAGATGATgatcaacataaaataaacaaaaccaaccaaaacaaTTTAGTTTAATTcgttttttttctgaatcaaCTATATTCCATAAAATGTACATCTGATGGATGCTGCTTGTCATGATGTCTAATTAAATCACCAgcagtttttattctaaatgtgtgtcagtcagAAAAGGAGATACAGGTTGTTTCACTTTCTTTACAAACATCTATCAAATAGTCATGTGACTTTACAAAAGGTAAAATCTTACAAAACAATTATACAACCAGTTTAtgcaaaatacaatattttcatttaaacccATTAATGGTTTAAATTTCaatttcttattttcaaaacaacattttttttactgaaactGTTTCAACTTCAGTTTTCAGAACACAGTCTCATAATCTTTGTGTCACCTCTTCAACATTTATGGACAGTCTGAACTTATTTAGttaatatttccttttgtaAAGTCACATGACAAATTAACTGATTGTATAGAAAGAAACCTGAAACAACCTCATACCACCCTGATGATGCTAAATAGACAAAACATGTGAGTAATAAAGCGTGACATATTAGAAAATAGTTGTGCAAcctgtttattttaatggagTCGTGTTAATTCTCACACTGGTCTGCACCTCGCTGTGTGTGTCAAATATTGAAGTAGtcagaaaaggagggaaaactttattaaacaaatCCTCAGATGATATAactgaatgtatgtgtgtttacccTCCACTACTTCAAGACATGAACATAAACTCTAAAAGAGGCTGttcaatttaaaagaaatcattTACAACAGTTTCCTCCAGAAATATATCTATTTTCAGTTTGAGACtttgtatttcttcatttaagGTGTTGATAAGGATTGTGATTTAAGTGTTGTGTAAAGGTTATTTGTATGTCGGCGTTCATCACTTTAACTTGAAAGATTAAACTGAAAACCTtgaagttgtgtgttttttcattcagtctGGTTCAGCAGTAAGTAGCAGCAGTTCACTCATGATGAGAAGACTTTGTTCTGTGACATGATGTCAAAGTTAAAACACTTTATAATCCTGCTGGTTCCTCATCACTTGATGTTCTGTTGAACAATGTTCACTTTAAattaaaggatgaggctggagatcttctatttttcttactgtcatcaAATGTCATGAACAGATCAAATGTCTGTCCTTCAACACTTCCTGTCCCCAGCCTGTCTGACACTCAATCCCAAACACAATGGTTCCTACAGGAGAtgtgaatctttaaaaatgagtcacaaATATATTCACAGGGTGAATGAAGAAACACCTACAAAAGAGAACaagtggagaaaagaaaaacttaattttatgCATTTTGTACAAGATTAGAAAGGTCAAATGGGggtttaattaataattttcacattttctgtgaaTGCCAAATATTTAATGAAGCTGGATGACATAAACACAATCATACTGATGTGTTAGCAGAACATGTTTCCTGTTAcagttatgtaaaataaaaatgttgaaaaacgGTTTTAGTGTCAGCCTTTTGAAATGTTCACTCCTCACTGGAAGATGAAAGCACCAACGTCTCCTTGTTTCATATTTATAGGATTTTTCTGAGCtgttgaaacagaaacaaaagagaTCAAAATGTTAAGACATGAGCAGTTTACTTTGTTTAGAATGAGGaactaaaaatgtaactttgaaAGACGTCCTGACATCACCATCTGCTGATGACAAAACTACATGGCAGCATTTCCTGCTGTTTATAATTTACCACGTGACAGTTGTAAGTAGAAGAGAAAGTACATTTTGACATCGTTGATCAGAGCTGAGACGCCATTACAGGATTTGAGATCTCTGCTggaaaacattcatttgaaggattttaagTGATCAAGTGAAGGAACAGTAACTTGGTGAGTCTGATTATTGAAAGATCATTTAGACATCAAAGCAAATGGCTGAGAAAATTGCTCTTGTTGAAGGTTACCTGAGTTGCCATGTGTGTTCAGAGACTTTCAGAGATCCTGTGTCTCTGACCTGCAACCACAGCTTCTGTTCAAGCTGTCTGCAAAAATTCTGGgaacaagctaaaaacaaaaactgtcccatttgtaaaagaaaatcttcaaaAGAATATCCTAGGGTGAACTTTACACTGAAGGAACTAGCTGACTCATTTGCAGGAAGACAGAAAGCTGGATCatctgagacagaaaaaggagaCACAAATCTCGTGGTTGTGTGTAGTAAACATCAAGAAGAGCCTAAATTGTTCTGTAAAGATGAACAGAGAGCTGTGTgtcctgtctgtgagttttcTCTCCACCAGAGTCACAAGGTGGTTCCTGTAGAACAAGCAGTCAGTGACCTGAAGGACCAGCTGAAATCTGACTTAAAGTCTCTACAGGACAAGaggaacaaatacaaacaagtgGAGGAAACATACAATGAAGTGATTCAACACTCCAAGAAGCAGCTGTTGtccacagagaagcagatcaGAGCAGAGTTCAACAAGCTCCACCAGttcctgaaagaggaagaggagtccaGACTGGCtgctctgagggaggaagaggagcagaagggGAAGACtatcagcagagagatgaagaggattCAGGAGcagatctcctctctgtcagacagtatctctgctgttgaagaagacctgcagaaacacaacgTGTCATTCCTCAGCAGTTATAAACCCACTCAGACCAGAGCCAGAGAACAGTGCTCACTGTCAGATCCACAGCTGGTCTCAGGAGCGCTGATAGAtgtggccaaacacctgggcaacctgtCCTTCAGAGTctgggagaagatgaaggagaaggtcCACTTCAGTCCTGTCATTCTGGACCCAGACACTGCAGCTCCCCGTCTCTATCTGTCTGAtgatctgaccagtgtgagaTATGGagacacaaagcagcagctgcCTGATAATCCAGAGAGACACACTAAGTATCGCACTGTTCTGGGCTCTGAGGGCTTCAGCTCAGGGAAACACAgctgggaggtggaggtgggagacCATCCTCGCTGGAATGTGGGTTTGGTTGAAGAATCAGTTGACAGGAAGGGAGAGTGTCCTGCCTCACCAGAATATGGATTCTGGTGTTTACTGCATAATAATGGAAAATACACTAATGGAGATGATAAGACTGTcagagtgaagaagagtctcCAGAGGATCAGAGTCCAGCTGGACTATGACAGGGGGGAGGTGTCCTTCTACGACCCTGAAGACATGACTCACATCTACACTTACAAAGACactttcactgagaaactcttcCCTTATTTTCATATTGGACCAGCTGGTGGTGCTAAAACCACTGATATCAAAATCTGTCAAACTGAGATTTCTCTGTGATGttcaggaggtgtgtgtgtgtgtgtgtgtgtgtgtgtgtgtgtgtatgtaagggGTACACATCATACATATATTTCACGTCATCAAGTGTTAAACATTTATACAGATAATTAAGGCTGTTTGTTAGATCTCAGTTTTTGTTCAAGTTAAGTGATTCTATTTTTTAATTGtcatcaatttcagtttgtaaGATTTCTGGATCTTCTGATGAGTTATTTCAGTgttgatcatgttttaatttcattttttacactttaaactCAGAGTCTCAGTGGTTCAGTGTATCAAAAATCATTCTGGCTctgattgattattatttgttcttttgttcttcaaCAGAACTGATTTGTTGTTGAGGGTCACAGAtattgttttatcttgttttcatgcaaaaacatgaaaacctaAACCGTTGTTCTCATCTGAATTTTTGAAAGACGTTGAGCCGTTCAGGATTtagttgttttatatttagaaTGAATTTATTAAAGATGGTAACTCCGTTATATCAGAAAAGGAGATACAGGTTGTTTCACTTTCTTTACAAACATCTATCAAATAGTCATGTGACTTTACAAAAGGTAAAATCTCACAAAACAATTATACAATCAGTTTAtgcaaaatacaatatttttatttaaatccatTAATGGTTTAAATCTCaatttcttattttcaaaacaacaatttttttattgaaactgtTTCAACTTCAGTTTTCAGAACACAGTCTCATAATCTTTGTGTCACCTCTTCAACATTTATGGACAGTCTGAACTTATTTAGttaatatttccttttgtaAAGTCACATGACAAATTAACTGATTGTATAGAAAGAAACCTGAAACAACCTCATACCACCCTGATGATGCTAAATAGACAAAACATGTGAGTAATAAAGCGTGACATATTAGAGAATAGTTGTGCAGccagtttattttaatggagTCGTGTTAATTCTCACACTGGTCTGCACCTCGCTATGTGTGTCAAATATTGAAATAGtcagaaaaggagggaaaactttattaaacaaatCCTCAGATGATAAAactgaatgtatgtgtgtttacccTCCACTACTTCAAGACATGAACATAAACTCTAAAAGAGGCTGttcaatttaaaagaaatcattTACAACAGTTTCCTCCAGAAATATATCTATTTTCAGTTTGAGACtttgtatttcttcatttaagGTGTTGATAATGATTGTGATTTAAGTGTTGTGTAAAGTCTATTTGTATGTCGGCGTTCATCATTTTAACTTGAAAGATTAAACTGAAAAACTTgaagttgtgtattttttcattcagtctGGTTCAGCAGTAAGTAGCAGCAGTTCACTCATGATGAGAAGACTTTGTTCTGTGACATGATGTCAAAGGTAAAACACTTTATAATCCTGCTGGTTCCTCATCACTTGATGTTCTGTTGAACAATATTCACTTTAAattaaaggatgaggctggaGATCTTCTATTTTTCTTACAATCATTAGATTTCATGAACAGATCAAATGTCTGTCCTTCAACACTTCCTGTCCCCAGCCTGTCTGACACTCAGTCCCAAACACATTGGTTCCTACTGGAGAtgtgaatctttaaaaatgagtcaaaaatatatttgccTCCTGCCAAACACTTTATGCCACAAATATTTccctgtaaaaatacaaatcagtGTGTTCTGAGCATTAGAAATGAGAATTAAATCAAGAGATAGTAAAATGTTTCCCTCtgacttaacttaacttaaccaACTGCATGATTAAATGCTCAAAGGGACAGttaaatattacagtttttattttgtagaaaacaaacaaaaaacattgctGCTGTTGTGAAGTATTGTAACAGTCTGTTATAGACCGACTCATTGGAGAGAGGAAGCACTGAGGGTTTGAGTAGGAAGAGCTGAAGTGACTGGACTCTAAAATTATTTTACTCTTCAGCAGAATTAAGATTTTCACTGAAGATTTGATTCTTTAAGCAGGTTTAGTCAGTCAGCACTATACCATGAGTACAGAATGTAATAACATGGATATATTGTTCTTCCTGTGAACGCCACAAGATGGAGACAAAATACACTGTGGTgtatttctttgagtctttctcttataagttttaagtttaatactaagttgtaggtgacctgaagatttattggcccatctgaagatttcccaCAACAACACATTCTGGTCATTTTGAACACTAGATATTTTATTTCCACTTTGTCACTTTTTTCCATGCACATTATTGTTTAATCAATAGTATCAACTCTGTAACAAAATCTTGAAAACATGGATTGATAAACTGCCATCTACATGGTTTGTTCAATAAAGcatcaatttcaattttaaataaaaacaaatcttcaGACTGGATTACATCTCTGACACAAGTCTTTTCTGCTCTGAAGAGGCTCACATCCTCTGTGCTGATGTACCATCATCATTAAAACTCAGTTGTCCAAGATACAGATCAGTACTGAGTTTAatacatcttcatcatctttctcCCTGTGTTGCAGAAAAACTCCACTCAACTGAGAGGATAGTATCTATattattttgaggtttttttcttcccaccAAACACTTTACGCCACAAACATTTCActgttaaaatgcaaatcagtgACATCAGCGTGACTGACACTAGCAACAGTGTGATTACATCGATGGAGTGGTACTGAATCCAAGACATCTTGTAGGAGTCGGTCTTTAAGTGAGCTGCTCCCTTGTGTCTCATGACAAACTCGATCCAGAACACGGCTCGGTCCAGAGGTTTCATGGGCTGGTCTCTGTGCAGCCTGGAGAGCTCCTGCATGTTCTCCCTGTAGGACGGCTGGTGAAGCACCTCCTTCACCGCCTCCAGGaagttgtctttgtttaatgtgCCGATGTCCAGCACTTTGGCAACGCCCCTCACTCTCATCTTGAACAGGTTATCATCCTGGTCAAACATCAGAGGAAGGCCAACGATGGGAACTCCGTGTTAGATGGTCTCGTGAAGTCCGTTGGTGCCTCCGTGGGTCACAAAAACTCTGGTCTTTGGGTGTCCTAAGAGGTCATTTTGAGGCAACCAGTCCAGCAGCAGGGTGTTGTTTCCCAGGGTGGACGGTCTCTTCCCGGTATGCCTCCAGATGACCTTCTGAGGCAACTGTGCAAAAGCGGCAGCCACATGTTCTGTTATATCCTCAGGGAAATTCCCCACCAAGGTCCCCAAGCTCATAATAATGACACCGTGCTCTGCAGAGCTCTGGACAAAGTCCTCCAGATCTTGAGGAAGCGCTTTGGAGGGTTTACACTGAAACCCGCCCATGTAGACAACGTTGGGCATGGTGGGACGAGGGAACTCAAAGGTGAAGTCAGTTCTCATCAGCCAAATATCTGCTGCCTGTACAAGCTCATCATAGTGGACGTCAGGACCGAAGTGACGGTGGACAAATGGTGTGTAGTGAGAGTCTTTTATTATCACCCGGACATTAAGTACCATTAATGAGAAGATAACATTTTTCACCCTTTGCCAAAAACTCATCCGATCAGTCAGTTCAGTGCCTGGTATGGGAACGTATGAGAGCGGTGAGGGGGCAACTGTGTGATGTCCGTCTTCCATGATTGCCCATCGTACATTGAAGACCAGAGGCAGACCCAACCGATGAGCCAGAAGAACCCCTCCGCCGAAGCAGGGGTCAGTCAGAACAACATCGTACTTGGCCTCTTGGAAGAACTGCATCAGTTTAGCATCCTCAAAAATCTTCTGCATTTTATCAACCACAGCTTTGTGAACATGATGCATCATCTTCATAAACTCCTCCCAAGCTTTGATTAAAGCTGAAGGTGAAGTGTGGAGCTCACGCCGGAGCTGCAGCAGTCTTGTTGTAAAATAATTCATGTTGTTCACATCAAATCCAGGGAGAACGTCGAGGGTGATTGACTGGTAGTGATGGGACTCTGCTTTGATGTACCAGCTTTTTTCGGGCCGGATCACTGTGATGTTGTGACCTCTGGAGTGGAGCTCTTGGATGAGGACCTTCATGTTGATCCAGTGGCTTCCCTCCGCAGGGAAAACAAGGACTTTCCCTCCATCAGCACTGAGaagagagcagagcagtgcGGCCAGTGTCACCAGTCTCAACTGGATCATCTCTGAAGTGAAGCTGGaaccataaaaacaaagaagagatGCAACTTGCATGCAACAGGATGACTTCATATATAATACTGTGTCAGGAAGGTTTTAATGTTCACTATTGATTTGCTAATATTCTTTTTAACGGTTTTCTGATCCAACACAGTTTGGAGTTCATTGTTAAAATAGTTACAGTCAGTCAAtagtaagaaaaaacagagatttgGAGACGGTTGAaccttctgtctctttaacttTCTATTCATAAATCTTCCACCAGAGAGCAGAGTGTCAGTAAGACTCCCAGTTTcatgctgttgttttaaataacagaataaagTCAGTCACATCAGATGAAGTGAGATGGTTGCAGGTTGCACAGTTTCTCTATGTTTGTTAATTTCTGCTTCACGTTTATGATCTTTATAAACATCATGTCATCTGAGAATGAAACAGTCAACATATTTAACTGTGATAATGATCAGTGTTGTTATTCTACTACTTTTTGCGGTAACGTAACTTATTACttcaaaacaatacaatactttcaaaataaaataacgCAATTACAATTATTGAAATTTATATGGGCTCGTTACTTGTTACTTTTGTCTTACGTGAAAATAGTGGACAACTGCAGAGGATAGCagacaaacgcacacacaacacaacacaaacacatcatctgACCTTTACCGTGTCTCAGAGCAGCGTTGTAAAGTCATGTCAAAGTCAACTCATGGTAAAACATAAGCTTTGTCTCTGGAGTTATAAcgttatatattgtaaataatatcTGTTactga
Protein-coding regions in this window:
- the LOC137168684 gene encoding nuclear factor 7, ovary-like, whose protein sequence is MAEKIALLERYLSCHVCSETFRDPVSLTCNHRFCLSCLQKFWKQAKNKNCPICKRKSSKDHPQVDFALKELADSFAGRQKAGSSETEKGEKKLTVVCSKHQEEPKLFCEDEQRAVCPVCEFSLHQSHKVVPVEQAVSDLKDQLKEEEESRLAALREEEEQKGKTISREMKSIQEQISSLSDSISAVEEDLQKHNVPFLSSYKPTQTRARDQCSLSDPQLVSGALIDVAKHLGNLSFRVWEKMKEKVHFSPVILDPNTASPYHYLSDDLTTVRQGDTNQQLPDNPERHTKYADVLGSEGFSSGKHSWEVEVGDHPRWNVGLVEESVDRKGECPASPEYGFWCLLHNNGKYTNGDDKTVRVKKSLQRIRGGRWRWGDHPVWNVGLAKESVDRKGVRSVSPKCGIWCLVHRSGKYTDVVGKTVSVKKSLQRIRIQLDYDRGEVSFYNPEDMTHIYTDRDTFTEKLFPYFSIGPAGDAKTTDIKICQTEISL
- the LOC137168729 gene encoding nuclear factor 7, brain-like: MAEKIALVEGYLSCHVCSETFRDPVSLTCNHSFCSSCLQKFWEQAKNKNCPICKRKSSKEYPRVNFTLKELADSFAGRQKAGSSETEKGDTNLVVVCSKHQEEPKLFCKDEQRAVCPVCEFSLHQSHKVVPVEQAVSDLKDQLKSDLKSLQDKRNKYKQVEETYNEVIQHSKKQLLSTEKQIRAEFNKLHQFLKEEEESRLAALREEEEQKGKTISREMKRIQEQISSLSDSISAVEEDLQKHNVSFLSSYKPTQTRAREQCSLSDPQLVSGALIDVAKHLGNLSFRVWEKMKEKVHFSPVILDPDTAAPRLYLSDDLTSVRYGDTKQQLPDNPERHTKYRTVLGSEGFSSGKHSWEVEVGDHPRWNVGLVEESVDRKGECPASPEYGFWCLLHNNGKYTNGDDKTVRVKKSLQRIRVQLDYDRGEVSFYDPEDMTHIYTYKDTFTEKLFPYFHIGPAGGAKTTDIKICQTEISL